TGGTGCGGGCTCCGGAAATGGAGCGGATCCAGCCCATCGTGGCCTACATCCAGGAGTTGCGCGCGGAATGATATCATTTACACCTTGATGAGCGATTCCAAGGAAGCGCCGCCCGGGCCCATCCTGGTCGTCGACGACGACGTGGAAGGCTTGGACTACGCCCGGGGGATACTGGAGAAGGGCGGCTACACGGTGGTCGCGGCCCCGAGCGTCCAGGCCGCCCGCGAGGAGATCGGCCGTCATGATTTCGCCGTGGTGGTCTCGGACCTGCGCCTGGCCGAGGGCTCGGGCCTGGACGTCATCTCCTGCGCGCGCGAGCGCTCCCCCCTCAGCGTGGGCCTCATCATCACCGCCTATGGCGCCCTGGAGTCCGCCCTGCAGGCCCTGAGGGAAGGGACCTTCGACTACGTGCTCAAGCCTTTCACCGGCGAGGTCCTGCTGTCCGCGGTGCGCCGCGCCCTGGAGCATCACCGGGTCAAAGCCGCGCTGGCCCGGCAGACCGCGCGGCTCGATGAGCTGCAGGCGCGCCTGGACCGCCACCTGCGGCTGCTCGAGAACATCTCGCACGAGTTCAAGAACCCCCTCTCCGTGGTCTACGGCTACGCCACGCACTTGCTGAACCAGGCGCCCGACCCCAGCCGCGTCAAGGATGTCCGCGAAGGACTCTCGACCATCCGCAAAGGAGCCCAGCGCCTGACCGCGCTGCTCGGAGATCTCCTGGACACCGTGCAGCTCACCAACCGGAAGATGGAGCTGGACCTCGAGACCCTGAGCGCCTGGTCCTTGATCCAGGAGGCGGTGCTGGAGCACAGCCTGGCGGCCCAGGAGCGCGGGCTCTCTCTGGAGTGCGAAGGCCCGCCGGACTCGGGCATGACCGTGCGCGCGGACCTGCGCCGGGTCCAGCAGGTGCTGGCCAACCTCATCTACAACGCCCTCAAGTTCACCCGCTCGGGCGGCCAGGTCCGGGTCTCCATCGCGCCGGCGGAGGGCTTCGTGCGCTTCTGCGTGCGCGACACGGGCCTGGGCATCTCGCCGCAGGATTTGGCGCTCATCTTCGAGCGGTTCTATCAGGCGGGCAAGCCGGCCGACCAGCAGCCGGGGCTGGGCCTGGGGCTGGAGATCTCCCGCGGACTGGTGGAGCTGCACGGCGGCCGCATCTGGGCCGAGAGCGTGCTGGACCGCGGCTCTTCCTTCTACTTCACCTTGCCGGCGTGCGGCGCCGACGGGTCCCGCAGGGCGTAGCCCAGGCGCAGGCGCCCCGTCTCGACGAGCAGGCTGCGGACCTCGATGTACCGGGCCAGCGCCGGGAGGACGGCCGTCTCCTTGAGCCGCAGCTCGACCGCGCCGGGGCCGGCCTGGCGCGCCGAAACGTAGCGCGCCAGCTCCGCGTCCTCGGCCAGCGCCTTGGCCACGCGGTCCGCGATCAGGCGCTGGACGCCGGGATGGCTCTGGATGAAGGCGGGCACGTTGGGCAGAGCGGTCTGCGGCCCCGCGCCCAGCCAGAGCGATTCCAGACTCGCGATCTCGATGCGCACGGTGTTGGCGGCGACCACCGAGGGCCTGACCACGGCCACGAAGACGGCGTGCAGCTGCCGGCCGGCGAACGGGAAGGGCAGGCTCAGGCCCGTGTTCACCAGACCCGAGACCTCCACGTCCCCCGGCCTGGGCACCCCCAGGAACGCTCCGCTGGGGCGGCCGTAAAGGCGCTGGAAGCTGATCCGGTCATCCGAGACCGCCTGAAGGAGCCTGTTGAGCAATCCCTCCCCGAGGACGAACTCGTATTCGCCAGCGCCGCCTGCCGGGACGGGGCGCGCGATGTTCAAGGAGAGGACCAGCGACTCCCCCGCCAGTTCCAGGCGGTCGAAGCTGACCTCGGGCGCGGCGGGCAGGATGGCGCCGGGCGAGAAGTCCAGGTCGAGCTCCCGGCGCGCCGCGTCATGGGATATCCGGACCAGCTCTCCCGGTCCGGCCTGCGCTTCCAGGCCCTCGGCGATCCCCAGGAACAGCCGCTCGTCGGAGAGCCAGCCGGCCGTGTTGGCCGCTCCCACGAGGCTGTGCTCGTCGAAGAGCACTTGGCGGACCCGTAATCCGATCCGGTTGCGGCCCGCGCAGAAAGGCCGCAGATAGAGAGTGGGGCGTCCCAGCTCGGTGCGGCCGGAGGGCAGGCTGAGCCTGGGCAGGATGATGTTCGAGACCACGAGCTCGCCGCCTTCGGCCCGGAGCACCGGCCGGCGGCTGTCCGCCAGAGC
This DNA window, taken from Elusimicrobiota bacterium, encodes the following:
- a CDS encoding ATP-binding protein encodes the protein MSDSKEAPPGPILVVDDDVEGLDYARGILEKGGYTVVAAPSVQAAREEIGRHDFAVVVSDLRLAEGSGLDVISCARERSPLSVGLIITAYGALESALQALREGTFDYVLKPFTGEVLLSAVRRALEHHRVKAALARQTARLDELQARLDRHLRLLENISHEFKNPLSVVYGYATHLLNQAPDPSRVKDVREGLSTIRKGAQRLTALLGDLLDTVQLTNRKMELDLETLSAWSLIQEAVLEHSLAAQERGLSLECEGPPDSGMTVRADLRRVQQVLANLIYNALKFTRSGGQVRVSIAPAEGFVRFCVRDTGLGISPQDLALIFERFYQAGKPADQQPGLGLGLEISRGLVELHGGRIWAESVLDRGSSFYFTLPACGADGSRRA